In the Styela clava chromosome 8, kaStyClav1.hap1.2, whole genome shotgun sequence genome, one interval contains:
- the LOC120346272 gene encoding uncharacterized protein LOC120346272, whose product MQNLHIFIMFMCYMTNIVQGNSKHMICKTVEDVFAGEGGHAIPTTSQRDHGMPGKRGPQGFKGERGISGSKGEKGGSGVVNYNRINEKIEETIEQANGNLTIRVKKLEELVLELKKNASKDSGRDDVEPICNGIAYRRTCYWAVLSSSKNINLEEAFAICAKKRGKPAFIQDSQHFEQIKTYVRPLIPPSQSWVHIWLGMTINPSTRTVTLADGSIAPFVRWLSGYPDSGSSYTSLQLQVYKQSSQQHQAMYNFYPESKEHGVLCQKY is encoded by the exons ATGCAGAACCtacatatttttatcatgttCATGTGTTATATGACAAACATTGTGCAAGGAAACTCGAAGCATATGATTTGTAAAACAGTCGAAGACGTTTTTGCAGGAGAAGGGGGTCACGCCATACCAACAACTTCACAGCGAGACCATGGGATGCCTGGAAAACGGGGACCACAAGGTTTTAAAGGGGAACGCGGAATATCTGGTAGTAAGGGTGAAAAAGGTGGTTCAGGTGTTGTCAACTACAACaggataaatgaaaaaattgaggAAACAATCGAACAAG CTAATGGAAATTTAACCATACGAGTAAAAAAGTTAGAAGAATTAGTTCTTGAACTAAAGAAGAATGCTTCAAAAG ATTCCGGGCGTGATGACGTGGAACCAATTTGCAATGGTATTGCTTACAGGAGAACTTGCTATTGGGCTGTTCTAAGTTCTTCTAAAAATATTAACTTGGAAGAAGCATTTGCAATATGCGCAAAAAAGCGAGGAAAGCCGGCATTCATCCAGGACTCAcaacattttgaacaaattaAGACGTACGTTCGACCGTTGATTCCTCCTTCGCAAAGTTGGGTACACATCTGGCTTGGAATGACCATAAACCCTTCA aCAAGAACAGTGACGCTTGCAGACGGATCAATTGCTCCATTCGTACGATGGCTTTCTGGTTATCCAGACTCTGGCAGTTCATACACTTCGCTACAGCTGCAAGTTTACAAACAATCATCACAGCAACACCAAGCAATGTATAATTTTTACCCTGAATCGAAAGAGCACGGTGTATTATGTCAGAAATACTGA
- the LOC120339392 gene encoding uncharacterized protein LOC120339392 isoform X1 translates to MATGGRSDDQHQAMISNAPGSFNEFKTHLDVCRSSSDVSDVSSSASSTFSVRNARVKLELARLKARQEEELSALEDDVRKLRTRHALQAAETESKVWEMSDDEFLRWVTVDRIRHDNSVKSRDFPPKSPLIDNGRENTPRRLPTLPTHTADSSSAYPVPPRLNHALHRRTVDLPKPEIAKFSGDPMEYYSFIRNFKAHVTDLVDDDNVRLSYLLQLCQGEAKNAIDHCSMMEPSRGYREAMRELKNEYGKDHVISRTCLDRLKRGPKLNFDDAKGMQAYARLMRKCGLVLGEISQSITHEKLEPLLVDEFWRRWIKEYLPTITQRSKWTKGRDNFKVDDMVLLVDESIPRGRWTVGRVINTFPDKHGLVRSVLVRTGTNVVRRPITKLCRFLEDQK, encoded by the exons ATGGCAACCGGTGGTAGGTCGGATGACCAACATCAGGCAATGATTAGCAATGCTCCTGGCAgttttaatgaatttaaaacTCATCTAGATGTTTGCAGGAGTTCCAGTGACGTTAGCGACGTGAGTTCTTCAGCGTCATCGACTTTCTCCGTCCGGAATGCAAGAGTGAAGTTGGAGCTGGCACGCCTAAAGGCCCGTCAAGAAGAAGAACTCTCAGCTTTAGAAGACGACGTGCGTAAGCTTCGGACAAGACACGCTTTACAGGCTGCTGAAACAGAATCAAAGGTTTGGGAAATGAGCGATGACGAATTTTTGCGGTGGGTAACAGTAGATAGAATTAGGCACGACAATAGCGTGAAATCCCGTGATTTCCCACCTAAATCACCGCTCATTGATAACGGTCGTGAAAATACTCCACGGCGTTTGCCGACTTTGCCTACACACACAGCTGATAGTAGCTCAGCTTATCCTGTGCCTCCACGTTTGAACCATGCTTTACATCGCAGAACTGTCGATCTACCCAAAccagaaattgcaaaattttcaggtgATCCAATGGAATATTATTCCTTTATCCGCAACTTTAAGGCCCATGTTACAGATCTTGTAGATGATGATAACGTACGTCTGAGTTATTTGTTACAGCTGTGCCAGGGCGAAGCAAAAAATGCCATTGATCATTGCTCAATGATGGAACCGAGTCGCGGATATCGCGAAGCTATGAGAGAGCTGAAGAATGAATATGGTAAAGATCATGTCATTTCCCGCACCTGTTTGGACAGGTTGAAGCGTGGTCCGAAGTTGAACTTTGACGACGCGAAAGGTATGCAAGCGTATGCGCGACTGATGCGGAAATGTGGCTTAGTTCTTGGAGAAATCA GTCAATCGATTACTCATGAGAAGTTGGAGCCACTGCTAGTTGATGAATTCTGGCGTAGATGGATAAAAGAGTACCTGCCAACAATAACACAAAGGTCAAAATGGACGAAAGGACGTGATAACTTCAAAGTCGACGATATGGTTCTGCTAGTTGATGAATCGATTCCTCGCGGTCGATGGACTGTTGGAAGGGTTATAAATACCTTCCCAGACAAACATGGACTCGTCCGCTCAGTGTTGGTGAGAACCGGCACAAATGTTGTCAGACGACCCATTACTAAACTATGTCGATTTCTAGAAGACCAAAAATAA
- the LOC120339392 gene encoding uncharacterized protein LOC120339392 isoform X2: protein MATGGRSDDQHQAMISNAPGSFNEFKTHLDVCRSSSDVSDVSSSASSTFSVRNARVKLELARLKARQEEELSALEDDVRKLRTRHALQAAETESKVWEMSDDEFLRWVTVDRIRHDNSVKSRDFPPKSPLIDNGRENTPRRLPTLPTHTADSSSAYPVPPRLNHALHRRTVDLPKPEIAKFSGDPMEYYSFIRNFKAHVTDLVDDDNVRLSYLLQLCQGEAKNAIDHCSMMEPSRGYREAMRELKNEYGKDHVISRTCLDRLKRGPKLNFDDAKGQSITHEKLEPLLVDEFWRRWIKEYLPTITQRSKWTKGRDNFKVDDMVLLVDESIPRGRWTVGRVINTFPDKHGLVRSVLVRTGTNVVRRPITKLCRFLEDQK from the exons ATGGCAACCGGTGGTAGGTCGGATGACCAACATCAGGCAATGATTAGCAATGCTCCTGGCAgttttaatgaatttaaaacTCATCTAGATGTTTGCAGGAGTTCCAGTGACGTTAGCGACGTGAGTTCTTCAGCGTCATCGACTTTCTCCGTCCGGAATGCAAGAGTGAAGTTGGAGCTGGCACGCCTAAAGGCCCGTCAAGAAGAAGAACTCTCAGCTTTAGAAGACGACGTGCGTAAGCTTCGGACAAGACACGCTTTACAGGCTGCTGAAACAGAATCAAAGGTTTGGGAAATGAGCGATGACGAATTTTTGCGGTGGGTAACAGTAGATAGAATTAGGCACGACAATAGCGTGAAATCCCGTGATTTCCCACCTAAATCACCGCTCATTGATAACGGTCGTGAAAATACTCCACGGCGTTTGCCGACTTTGCCTACACACACAGCTGATAGTAGCTCAGCTTATCCTGTGCCTCCACGTTTGAACCATGCTTTACATCGCAGAACTGTCGATCTACCCAAAccagaaattgcaaaattttcaggtgATCCAATGGAATATTATTCCTTTATCCGCAACTTTAAGGCCCATGTTACAGATCTTGTAGATGATGATAACGTACGTCTGAGTTATTTGTTACAGCTGTGCCAGGGCGAAGCAAAAAATGCCATTGATCATTGCTCAATGATGGAACCGAGTCGCGGATATCGCGAAGCTATGAGAGAGCTGAAGAATGAATATGGTAAAGATCATGTCATTTCCCGCACCTGTTTGGACAGGTTGAAGCGTGGTCCGAAGTTGAACTTTGACGACGCGAAAG GTCAATCGATTACTCATGAGAAGTTGGAGCCACTGCTAGTTGATGAATTCTGGCGTAGATGGATAAAAGAGTACCTGCCAACAATAACACAAAGGTCAAAATGGACGAAAGGACGTGATAACTTCAAAGTCGACGATATGGTTCTGCTAGTTGATGAATCGATTCCTCGCGGTCGATGGACTGTTGGAAGGGTTATAAATACCTTCCCAGACAAACATGGACTCGTCCGCTCAGTGTTGGTGAGAACCGGCACAAATGTTGTCAGACGACCCATTACTAAACTATGTCGATTTCTAGAAGACCAAAAATAA